The following are encoded together in the Peromyscus leucopus breed LL Stock chromosome 1, UCI_PerLeu_2.1, whole genome shotgun sequence genome:
- the Plaur gene encoding urokinase plasminogen activator surface receptor yields MGPRRRLPLPLLLLLMAWVPASQGLRCMQCGSNQKCLVKECALGQDLCRTTVLREWEDDDELEVVTRDCAHYEKTNRSMSYRVNSKIISLAEVVCATDLCNRPRPGARGLAFPRGRYLECMSCSSLDQSCERGREQILQCRYPGEQCVEVVTLPSSERSAKDENYTRGCGSLPGCPGIAGFHGNHTFHFLKCCNDSRCNGGPVLDLQDLPPNGFQCYSCEGNGCSSKETSLIDCRGPMNQCLEATGLDVLGNRSYTVRGCATASWCQGSHAADAFLLSHLNISCCDGSGCNDPRSGAPGPGPACLSLIVSLLLTFGLWGVLRWN; encoded by the exons ATGGGCCCCCGGAGGaggctgccgctgccgctgctgctgctgctgatggccTGGGTACCAG cctcccagggCCTGAGGTGCATGCAGTGTGGCAGTAACCAGAAGTGCCTGGTGAAGGAGTGTGCCCTGGGCCAGGACCTTTGCAGGACTACCGTGCTCCGTGAATGGGAAG ATGACGACGAGCTGGAGGTGGTAACGAGAGACTGTGCCCACTATGAGAAGACCAACAGGAGCATGAGCTACCGCGTGAACTCAAAGATCATCAGCCTGGCGGAGGTCGTGTGTGCCACAGACCTCTGCAACAGACCCAGGCCTG GAGCCCGAGGCCTTGCCTTTCCCCGGGGACGTTACCTTGAGTGCATGTCCTGCAGCTCTTTGGACCAGAGCTGTGAGAGGGGCCGGGAGCAGATCCTGCAGTGCCGCTACCCCGGAGAGCAGTGTGTGGAGGTGGTGACCCTGCCGAGCTCGGAAA GGAGCGCGAAGGATGAGAACTATACCAGAGGCTGTGGCAGTCTTCCCGGGTGCCCGGGCATAGcaggtttccatggcaaccacACCTTTCACTTCCTGAAATGCTGCAACGACTCCCGCTGCAATGGCGGCCCAG TTCTGGATCTTCAGGACTTACCACCGAATGGCTTCCAGTGTTACAGCTGTGAGGGGAACGGGTGTTCCTCCAAAGAGACTTCCCTCATTGACTGCCGGGGACCGATGAATCAGTGCCTGGAGGCCACCGGCTTGGATG tgctgggaaacCGGAGTTACACCGTGAGAGGCTGCGCCACCGCTTCCTGGTGCCAAGGCTCCCATGCGGCAGACGCCTTCCTCCTGAGCCACCTCAACATCTCCTGCTGTGACGGCAGTGGCTGTAATGACCCCAGAAGCGGTGCCCCCGGGCCAggccctgcctgcctcagcctcatcgTCTCCCTGCTCCTGACCTTCGGACTATGGGGTGTCCTCCGCTGGAACTGA